In Primulina eburnea isolate SZY01 chromosome 3, ASM2296580v1, whole genome shotgun sequence, one DNA window encodes the following:
- the LOC140828060 gene encoding seipin-1, which produces MGSNPYNLPTKVLPATIMSKSILSLAGHFNIPFISKAPKQKLESAAAAVVRGAGLVLGRIAMGFLGAAYVCMALVFLMVVAAILGVGLVRFWVEEPINVTENLYFEYADAHPTAVFSFAGGVPVGQTLYVSLILLMPDSDYNRDIGIFQVTAEILSTGGDLMAKSSHPCMLQFQSWPIRVMKAFVMSIPLLLGITDETQMISFRILKNKEHPSLRTREIRITLIPRAGTYSLPHFYEAKILLKSRMPWAKQVVYMWKWTFYVWTTLYIYSIMLAMVLAFYLKPVINSIILMVSGSNNHAKMEFGYGFGKPDSCRGRVEGEVGSARRPGERSQNKRKASGVLRGENGSSASSVTYSGVGYGEGIGDSESVFSPMN; this is translated from the exons ATGGGCAGCAACCCGTACAATTTGCCGACGAAGGTTCTACCAGCGACTATCATGTCTAAATCTATCCTCTCACTTGCGGGACACTTCAACATACCTTTCATATCGAAGGCTCCCAAACAGAAGTTGGAATCCGCCGCGGCGGCGGTGGTTCGAGGCGCCGGCCTTGTTCTTGGGAGGATAGCCATGGGCTTCCTCGGGGCGGCGTATGTCTGCATGGCTCTAGTGTTTCTGATGGTTGTGGCAGCGATATTAGGCGTGGGGCTAGTGAGATTTTGGGTGGAGGAGCCTATTAATGTGACGGAGAACTTGTACTTTGAATACGCAGATGCTCATCCAACGGCTGTATTTTCTTTTGCCGGTGGTGTGCCTGTTGGGCAAACCCTCTATGTTTCCTTGATTCTTCTGATGCCAGATTCTGATTACAACAGAGACATTGGGATATTTCAG GTAACTGCGGAGATACTGTCAACCGGAGGAGATTTGATGGCGAAATCAAGCCATCCATGCATGCTACAATTCCAAAGCTGGCCAATTCGGGTTATGAAGGCATTTGTCATGAGCATACCCTTGCTACTTGGGATAACCGACGAGACTCAAATGATAAGTTTCCGGATACTGAAGAATAAAGAACATCCAAGTTTACGAACACGAGAAATCCGAATCACTTTAATCCCTCGTGCGGGTACTTATTCCCTCCCTCACTTTTACGAGGCGAAAATCCTCTTGAAATCTAGAATGCCTTGGGCAAAACAGGTGGTCTATATGTGGAAATGGACATTTTATGTCTGGACAACTCTTTACATATATAGTATTATGCTTGCAATGGTTCTCGCTTTTTACCTGAAACCGGTGATCAACTCTATCATATTAATGGTTAGTGGTTCAAACAATCACGCGAAGATGGAGTTCGGATATGGTTTTGGAAAGCCAGATTCATGTCGTGGTAGGGTCGAGGGGGAAGTTGGTTCTGCGCGAAGACCGGGGGAACGAAGTCAAAACAAAAGAAAGGCATCCGGGGTTCTCAGGGGCGAAAATGGTTCTTCGGCTTCCAGCGTTACATATAGTGGTGTTGGCTATGGAGAAGGCATTGGTGATTCAGAATCTGTGTTCTCACCTATGAATTGA
- the LOC140825578 gene encoding uncharacterized protein: protein MSFAAVVAHIPPCFIAVRAAARNKQPSKKNQPQKPPTITSNGFGGKKKDPVWQCVQNCGACCKLDKGPSFPSPQDIFDDPSDIQLYESLIGPDGWCINYEKSTRKCSIYAERPYFCRVEPEVFDLLYGISKAKFNKEACSCCTDTIKSVYGKDSEELQTFNHAVWTNISE from the exons ATGTCATTCGCAGCGGTGGTGGCTCATATACCGCCGTGTTTCATCGCCGTACGCGCAGCGGCGCGGAACAAGCAGCCGTCAAAGAAAAACCAACCCCAGAAGCCTCCCACAATAACCTCTAATGGATTTGGCGGCAAGAAAAAGGATCCCGTGTGGCAATGTGTTCAGAACTGCGGTGCCTGCTGCAAGCTCGATAAAGGCCCCAGCTTTCCCTCCCCCCAAGATATTTTCGACGACCCTTCTGATATTCAG CTGTATGAAAGCTTAATCGGTCCTGATGGGTGGTGCATCAACTATGAAAAGAGCACAAGAAAATGCTCCATATATGCTG AACGTCCATATTTTTGCCGAGTTGAGCCAGAGGTTTTTGATTTATTATATGGAATCAGCAAGGCAAAGTTCAACAAGGAGGCTTGCAG TTGCTGTACGGATACCATTAAATCTGTGTATGGAAAAGATTCAGAGGAGCTGCAGACTTTCAATCATGCTGTATGGACCAATATATCCGAATGA